In the Prosthecobacter sp. genome, GCCATTCGTGCGATACCACGCATAGGCGAGGCCCTTGTGCTCCCACTTGCGTTTATCGACACGAAAGACCTGCGTGTAGGGAATGGTGACGCCCTCGGGTGTCACCCAATGGTCCGCCTCGCCACGCAGCACCTTGCCGCGATTGAGCAGCACGACGATGCCCACGATCAGCGCTCCGGCGAAGCAGCCGTAGGCAAACCAGAACTGCTCGGCGATCTCGCGGTCGCTGTAGAGCTTCGGATCTTCCTCCCAGCCGTTCTGTGCCGCATAGCTCACCCATCTCGGCGGCTCTCCGTCCGTGCCGGTGGGCAGGCCCTTGGCCTTCGCATCAGCGATCCACTGTTCCAGACGGCCTTCTTTTTTGGCCGTGTCAAAGGAGGGCAGGAACTCGGTGGTGAACCACTCCTTCTTCTTCGCCATGGCGACCGCCTTGGGATACCCGCTCACACCATCGTAGAGGAACACGAGCCCAAAAACGAGCAGCAGCCCGGCGAGCATGCCCATGCGACGGAAATACCAGCGCGTGACACGGCACACGATGGATGCCGATGCATCAACAGCGGCGGCTGGCGGAGGAACGGGGGAGGCGGACGGGGTGGATTCCATTGGAGTGGATTCAATCGCAGGCGGGTGGGGAAGCAACACGGGATTTTGTGTGACAAAGTCCACGCGGTTTTGCAACGTGTCCACGCTTCCCATGTGCGGATTGGTGCGTATGAAAGGGAAAGACCATCCAAACTCATGATCATCGACCCTCTCTACCTCCTCCTCTTCCTCGGCACGATGGCGCTGTCACTCTTCGCCTCCTGGCGTGTGAAGGGCGCCTACGCGCGCTATTCGCAGGTGCCGGCCAGTTCCGGCATGTCAGGGGCGCAAATCGCGCAGCGCATTCTCGACCTCAATGGCATCCACGACGTGACCATCCATTCCACCCATGGTTTGTTGAGTGACCATTATGACCCGACCAACAAGCGTTTGGTGCTCTGCGAGGAGAACTATCACGGCACCAACGTCGCCGCGCTCGGCGTGGCGGCGCATGAATGCGGCCACGCCATCCAGCATCAGCAGCTCTACGCGCCATTGCAATGGCGCATGGCCGCCGTGGGCATCACCACCGTGGTCGGCAGCATCATTCCCTTTGTCGGCATGGGGCTGCTCTACATCGCGCCCAAGATCGCCATTCCGGTCCTCGCTCTCTGCTTTGGTGTGGTGATGCTCTTCCAACTCGTCACGCTGCCGGTCGAGTTTGATGCCACCGCCCGTGCCAAACGCATTCTGGCCCACACTGGTGCCGTGGCTCCTGGCGCAGAAACTGCGGCGATGAGCAAAGTGCTCGACGCCGCCGCCCTGACCTATGTCGCGGCCTTCATCAGCGCCCTTGGCACGTTCCTCTACTACGTCATGCACATGCTCGGTGGTCAGCGGAACGACGATTAAACTGCCGGAGCAAACATTCAGCTCTGACGCGGCGTATGTCCCTCATGCGCCGCGTTCTTTTTGCCCTCGTCCTCCCGATTTCCATCCTGGCCGCCGACATTCCGCCAATTCGCGGCCTGAGCCGCACGAACCTGTTGGAATACAAGGCAGACGACGGCACGAAGAAAATCGCCAAGACCTCCGCCGAGTGGGAAAGCCGTCGCAAGGAAGCGTTGGCAGGCTTCCAGCAAATCGCCGGTCCCCTGCCCGGCCCGGAGATGCGCTGTGCGCTCGATCCGCAGATCCTTGAGGAGGTCGATTGCGGCAGCTACGTGCGCCGACTCATCACCTACACCTCGCAGCCAGGTGGCAAGGTGCCTGCCTACCTCTGCATTCCGAAAACGGCGCTCACTGGAGCCAAAACACCCGCCGTGCTCTGCCTGCACCCCACCGAGAACAAGATCGGCCACAAGGTCGTCGTCGGGCTCGGCGGCAAACCCCACCGCCAGTACGCGGTCGAACTCGCCGAGCAGGGCTTCGTGACACTCTCACCGAGCTATCCTCTCCTCGCCGACTACCAGCCGGATTTGAAAGCCTTGAAGATGCCCAGCGGCACCATGAAGGCCATCTGGGACAACATCCGCGGGCTCGACTACCTCGAATCGTTGCCCTTCGTGGACAGCTCGCGCGGCTTCGCCACCATCGGCCACTCGCTCGGCGGCCACAATTCGATCTACACCGCCGTGTTCGACGAGCGCATCAAAGTCATCGTTTCGAGCTGCGGCTTTGACTCGTTCCTCGATTACTACGACGGCAACATCAAAGGCTGGAACCAGGAACGCTACATGTCAAAGATGGGCGACTACCTCGGCAAACCGCAGGAAGTACCTTTCGACTTTTACGAACTCATCGCCTGCCTTGCCCCGCGCCATGTCTATGTGAACGCCCCGCTCAAGGATGCGAACTTCCGCTGGCAGAGTGTGGACCGCATCGCGGGCGCAGCTCTGCCATTGTTCAAGCTGCATCAGGCGGAGTCACACCTGCAAATCGCCCACCCCGACTCCGACCACGACTTCCCCGACACCGAACGCTTCGCCAGCTACGAGCTGATCAAGCGCGTGCTGCGGCCTGCTCAATGATTTGAGCCAGCCGCGGACACAGCACCGCATGGGAAAACTCCGCGCCCAGAGCTTGCGCGGCCTCATTCACCGGACGAGGGCCGAGCGCCATCGCCTCACGGATTTGTTTCACGATTGCATCGCGTTCACCGTTATGCGCCACACGCCCATGCATGGTATCATTCAAGCGCCGCGCCAGATCGGCTCCATGGCTCTGCTCCGGCCCGATGAAGAGAAACGGAATGCCCAGCGTGAGGATGTTGTAGATTTTGCACGGATGCACGATGCCCACAAAGGGATCACCCATGACGACGAGATGCAGATCGGCCGCCGAGAGCGAGCCGGAGAGTTTTTCCATCGGTTGATACGGCAGGCAGGTGATGTTGTTCAGCGCCTTCTCCTTCGCAAAAGCCTGCACCTTCTTGAACTCGCTGCCACCGCCGACAAACAGGAAATGCAGACGCTCATCAGACTTCATCTCGTCCGCCGTCGCCAAAACAGTGTCCAGTGGATGACATGGACTGTGATTGCCGGAATACATCACGACGAATTTCTCCGTCAGCCCGTGCTCCGCACGAAACGCGTCACGTGCGGCAGCGTCATAACGAATCGCCTGATCGTGTGACCACGGCGCATCGACGTGGATGACCTCCTCGCGCACGCCCTTGGCCTTCAAGCGCTCCGCCATGAAGCGGTCCAGCGCGATGATGCGCGACGCGCGGCGAAAGCTCCAGTTCTGGATGAATGACAGCGTGCGTTCGACGATTCCGCCCGCCTTCAGCCATCCTGCCGCCACCGCTTCATCGGGATTCAAATCCATCACCCATGGCACCACCGCTCCACCCTTGAGTTTCGCCACCACGGTGCCGAGTGTGGAGATCAGCGGTGGCGAGGTCAGGCACACGGTCACGTCCTGCCGGGGCAAAAAAAAGAGAATGCGTTTCGCATTCCCCCAGAACATCGCGAAATCGATCAGCCGCCGCCATTTGGCCTTTTTGCCAAGTCCGGGCGTCCAGATGCGGCGGATGTCGATGCCGCGCCATGTTTCACGCACCGGATAGCGGATGCTGGGGTCGTCGTAGCCACGCGACGAGGCCACCACCGTCACCTGATGGCCGCGTTTCACCAGTTCCAGCGCCAGATCCGTGAGATGCTGCGCCGTGGCGACGTGATCCGGATGGAAGCACTGGTTGAGCAGCAAAACTTTCATGATTGCAGTGCCACGCGTCAGCCGCGCAGCTTGCCGGAGCGCTGCTCCTCCAGGAATGCCTGATAGGTCCGCGCCAGGCCCTCCTTGAGCGAAATGCGCGGCTTCCAGCCGAGATGGTTGATGCGCGAGGTGTCCAGCAGCTTGCGCGGAGTGCCGTCGGGCTTTGAAGCATCCCAGACGATGCGACCTTGATAGCCGACGACCTCAGCCACCTGTTCCACCAACTCGCGAATCGTCACATCGTTGCCACAGCCCACGTTCACCAGGTCCGGTGGATTCTCCAAGTTGAGCAGGAAGGCGCAGGCGTCCGCCAGATCATCCGCGTGCATGAACTCGCGGCGCGGACTGCCCGTGCCCCAGGCAGGCACCTCGGCCAGACCATTATTCTTCGCCTCATGAAAGCGCCGGATCAGCGCCGGCATCACGTGCGAGTTCTGCGGGTGGTAATTGTCGCCCGGCCCATACAGGTTCGTCGGCATGGCCGAGTGATAGATGACGCCGTACTGCTTGCGGTAGTATTCCGCCATCTTCAATCCGGCGATCTTGGCGATGGCGTAGGCCTCGTTCGTCGGTTCCAGCGCCGAGGAAAGCAGGCTGTCCTCATGCATCGGCTGGGGTGCGAGCTTCGGATAAATGCACGAGCTGCCGAGGAAAAGCAGACGCTTCACTCCCGACTTCCAGGCGCTGTGAATGCAGTTTGTCGCGATGGCCAGATTCTCGTAGATGAACTCCGCCGGATAGGTGTTGTTGGCGTGAATGCCACCCACCTTTCCTGCCGCCACGATCGCCACATCCGGCTTTTCAGCGGCATAAAACGCCTGCACCGCCGCTTGATCGGCCAGATCGAGTTCTTTACGTGTGCGGGTCAGCAGGGTGACACCCGGAACACTTTGAAAGCGCCGCACCAGCGCGCCTCCCACCATGCCCGTATGACCGGAAATAAACAGCTTCATCATGCTTCAGAGATTCTTTGTCCTTGCCTCGTGTTCCGCGAGTTTCAGGTCGGCTTCAACCATGATTTTCACCAGTTCCTTGAACCGCACCTTCGGCTCCCAGCCTAGCTGCCTGCGGGCCTTCTCAGGATTGCCGATGAGCAGATCCACCTCCGCCGGACGCTCGTAGCGCGGATCCAGCTCCACATGCCGTTCCCAATCGAGCCCAAGCATCCCGAACGTCTCCTGGCAGAACTCACGCACGCTGTGGGTTTCATTCGTCGCCACCACATAATCATCCGGCTGCTCCTGCTGTAGCATGAGCCACATCATCTCCACGTACTCACCGGCAAAGCCCCAGTCGCGTTTCGCATCGAGATTGCCGAGGTAAACCTTCTCCTGCAGGCCCATTTTGATGCGCGTGGCCGCACGGGTGATCTTGCGCGTCACAAAAGTCTCGCCACGCCGGGGACTCTCGTGATTGAAGAGGATGCCGTTCGAGGCATGCAGGCCATAGCTCTCGCGATAGTTCACCGTCAGCCAGTAGGCGAAGACTTTGGCACAGCCATAGGGCGAGCGCGGCCAGAACGGCGTTGTCTCCGTCTGTGGCACCTGCTGCACCTTGCCAAACATCTCCGACGACGAGGCCTGGTAGAAACGCGTTTTCTTCGCCAGACCAACCTCACGTATCGCTTCTAGAATGCGCAGCGTGCCCAGTCCATCCACATCACCGGTGTACTCCGGGATGTCAAAAGACACCTTCACATGCGACTGCGCCCCTAGATTGTAGATTTCATCCGGTTGCAGCTCATACAGCAGCTTCACCATCTGCACCGCATCTGCGAGATCGCCATAATGCAGGATCAGCCGAGCCCCATCCACATGCGGGTCCTGGTAGATGTGGTCGATGCGTCCGGTGTTAAAGCTCGACGAACGACGAATGACGCCGTGAACCTCATAGCCTTTCTGCAACAGCAACTCGGCCAGATACGAG is a window encoding:
- a CDS encoding zinc metallopeptidase, whose protein sequence is MIIDPLYLLLFLGTMALSLFASWRVKGAYARYSQVPASSGMSGAQIAQRILDLNGIHDVTIHSTHGLLSDHYDPTNKRLVLCEENYHGTNVAALGVAAHECGHAIQHQQLYAPLQWRMAAVGITTVVGSIIPFVGMGLLYIAPKIAIPVLALCFGVVMLFQLVTLPVEFDATARAKRILAHTGAVAPGAETAAMSKVLDAAALTYVAAFISALGTFLYYVMHMLGGQRNDD
- a CDS encoding alpha/beta hydrolase — encoded protein: MRRVLFALVLPISILAADIPPIRGLSRTNLLEYKADDGTKKIAKTSAEWESRRKEALAGFQQIAGPLPGPEMRCALDPQILEEVDCGSYVRRLITYTSQPGGKVPAYLCIPKTALTGAKTPAVLCLHPTENKIGHKVVVGLGGKPHRQYAVELAEQGFVTLSPSYPLLADYQPDLKALKMPSGTMKAIWDNIRGLDYLESLPFVDSSRGFATIGHSLGGHNSIYTAVFDERIKVIVSSCGFDSFLDYYDGNIKGWNQERYMSKMGDYLGKPQEVPFDFYELIACLAPRHVYVNAPLKDANFRWQSVDRIAGAALPLFKLHQAESHLQIAHPDSDHDFPDTERFASYELIKRVLRPAQ
- a CDS encoding glycosyltransferase family 4 protein, whose product is MKVLLLNQCFHPDHVATAQHLTDLALELVKRGHQVTVVASSRGYDDPSIRYPVRETWRGIDIRRIWTPGLGKKAKWRRLIDFAMFWGNAKRILFFLPRQDVTVCLTSPPLISTLGTVVAKLKGGAVVPWVMDLNPDEAVAAGWLKAGGIVERTLSFIQNWSFRRASRIIALDRFMAERLKAKGVREEVIHVDAPWSHDQAIRYDAAARDAFRAEHGLTEKFVVMYSGNHSPCHPLDTVLATADEMKSDERLHFLFVGGGSEFKKVQAFAKEKALNNITCLPYQPMEKLSGSLSAADLHLVVMGDPFVGIVHPCKIYNILTLGIPFLFIGPEQSHGADLARRLNDTMHGRVAHNGERDAIVKQIREAMALGPRPVNEAAQALGAEFSHAVLCPRLAQIIEQAAARA
- a CDS encoding GDP-L-fucose synthase is translated as MKLFISGHTGMVGGALVRRFQSVPGVTLLTRTRKELDLADQAAVQAFYAAEKPDVAIVAAGKVGGIHANNTYPAEFIYENLAIATNCIHSAWKSGVKRLLFLGSSCIYPKLAPQPMHEDSLLSSALEPTNEAYAIAKIAGLKMAEYYRKQYGVIYHSAMPTNLYGPGDNYHPQNSHVMPALIRRFHEAKNNGLAEVPAWGTGSPRREFMHADDLADACAFLLNLENPPDLVNVGCGNDVTIRELVEQVAEVVGYQGRIVWDASKPDGTPRKLLDTSRINHLGWKPRISLKEGLARTYQAFLEEQRSGKLRG
- the gmd gene encoding GDP-mannose 4,6-dehydratase, whose amino-acid sequence is MKKALITGITGQDGSYLAELLLQKGYEVHGVIRRSSSFNTGRIDHIYQDPHVDGARLILHYGDLADAVQMVKLLYELQPDEIYNLGAQSHVKVSFDIPEYTGDVDGLGTLRILEAIREVGLAKKTRFYQASSSEMFGKVQQVPQTETTPFWPRSPYGCAKVFAYWLTVNYRESYGLHASNGILFNHESPRRGETFVTRKITRAATRIKMGLQEKVYLGNLDAKRDWGFAGEYVEMMWLMLQQEQPDDYVVATNETHSVREFCQETFGMLGLDWERHVELDPRYERPAEVDLLIGNPEKARRQLGWEPKVRFKELVKIMVEADLKLAEHEARTKNL